In Citrus sinensis cultivar Valencia sweet orange chromosome 3, DVS_A1.0, whole genome shotgun sequence, the sequence acggggacatacgcaaaatatcggggatgggtacggggagattggtcccctccccattgccatccctacaaATTCAACTATGCAAAGAGGCTTGAGAACTTACAATTAAGCACAAACTAAACAGACGAAGTAAATACATGATTATGCAACATAACATTAATTCTCTCAATTTATAACTGTTTTTGCTACATGAATCTTGCACAGTTAATCCTAATTGAAGACTAAAAAAGAACAATTGCAACAAGGTTTTGGAATAGAATGATATACAATCGGTATGATCCATTTCCAGTCGTGAACGCTAATTAACTGCAGTTTCTAGACTCCTAATTTTACTAGACATTGGAAACTATTTAGAAAACTGGGGATCagattagattttgaaaagaaataatgtCCATTTTCCCTTCcctacctttttttttgttttatttttatagcaAAGAATTATATCATGAAAAGAATCAATTTAATCACCGTTTCCAGCAGcccaatttttcttttataaaatttgaccAGGGAGACAAAGAAGAATTATTCATACCTTCATCACTAAGGAAATACTTTTCGGTATGGCTAAGGTGAGAAAAGGCTTTCCACAAACACTAGTACTTTGTATTCctgtaaattttctttgaagtCAATAAAAACCATAAGTTCTTTACAATAACCATCTCTTTGATCAAAAAGTGCCGTATTCCTTTAGAATTTAAAACCGGCAAAACCGAATCGATCAGTGTCTTTTACGCCATATTCTTTCGTAaaccaaaatttattttggaataCTCCTCGTCTGAACATACAGAGACAGTCTGTCATAACTTCGGCCGAATActtatgatgatgatcattTGTGATTTCATCAGGCATAGGCAAGAACTTGAACTTGTCTACTACCAACCAAATGCCGAAATTCGCCTTCCACCCCCAATGATTCCTAATCCTATTTTAATACCAAGTTTGATCACAAGATAAGAATCAAATTTAAACACTTTTCCAAGTGTTGTTTCTTAAAGAGAAGTCATgcacattttcttttctaccAAGAACTGTTGTACTATCAGGAATCTGTAATCATCTATTGATTGAGCATAGCAAAATGCAAATTTCCGGTCTTGGTATTCTCTTAACTCTGTAGTGGAAGGATTGTATATCTTATATAAATAGTTATTATAATTACGCTCCGAGTCTCTCTTTAATCCTCAAGCACAATAAGCCATTACAAGAACCCAATATCAAAACCGATTTATAAAGCAATCCATTGCTTTAATTTGcaagttaaagaaaaaattacttcaGGTTTCGGGGATACTGTAGGTAAAATCGAGGAAGGTAACTGTAAAACAATTGTATATATGTCAAGCAAACTGCAGGATTCGTGATTATATGTGTAAAATAGATAAGACTTATAATATAGCAATCGCATATACATGCCAATCCTAGAGGAGTAAAAGCTCTATTGCCACTAGAATTCTGTTCGTAGAATTTGTTCTCAAATTTCAACCGTATGTAAAGTTTGAACTCTAATTGCTTATAATGTATTGATTAAGAATAATCCTAAGAGTTCccgattgaaattttttaatgactatttttattgttttggatatacaaattgcagtaagaaaaattattgtcaATTTCAGAGGATAACGGGAAATGATTATGCTTCAAAAGGCCAGAGATTAGAGAATAAAGAAGCATTCATTACTGATATACAAAAGAGAAACACTCCAAAATTGCTAGCAAACTAGTTTCATATACTATTTGGATTTTATAAGGGGTGAAGTTTTGAGCTTTAATTGTTCCTCTAAAATCAAAAGCAGCAATTAAGCGTTCTCAATTAGAAAGAGCAAAGAAGACTTATTCGTACCTTACTGAAGCTAACATTATGGCACGGTTGTTCATATATAATGGCTACTCTGTTATGCTAGcttctctgttttttttttattacatgagattattgctcaaattacaactcatattacatgagagtataactaatatttacaaatcagattATTACTGGAACCAACTTACATCAATGTTAATGGAGCTCTGCCCAGATTTTAACCCtcacaaatattcgagggatgtcTACTCTTTACTTTTGGGTAAGAGAGAAGACTACCTTCACTCAATTTTAATTGAGGAAGAAAATACCCCCACAATGCATTTGATTCTATTTTTGCTTACAGTTTTGAACATAAATTCTTGCTTAAATAAcccataattaaataacactaATATGGCTCATGAAATCCCATAATAGCTAATTACGCAACTTTCTCCTCCTCCTCAATTCTGTCTTCCCCTGCTCGTAcactaaattcaaaattcaatgcCCCAAAAAACAACACAAGAAATCTTTGAGATAATTCGTGACCAGTTTATACATAGTAGCagttgaaaaaggaaaaagaatgaaagagttaattattattcagACCTTCACTTATTCGGAAGTTTGTTCTGCTATTGGGTGAGATCAAGCTCTCAGCATATACTTCCACATGATACTTTCTAACATTTTCTTGAAAGCCATCAATCATAAAATCTTCATACTTTTTTCCATCCTTTGGATCAATAAGTGCAAATTTCTCGTCTAaaacatacaaaataaaatcattgtcCTTCATGGAACATAATGGCTGCAATGCCTGAACTGAATTGGCTAATGAAATTTAAGTCCAGGATTCTCTCAGCCCATATTCTTTCATAATCCAAAATTCTTTCGGCCATAATGTTGACTCTGAGATTAAACAAAGGCAATTTCCTATAATTGAATATGAATATTTGGAATGATATTGGCAAACATTTTTCAGGTAAGGCTAAGAATTTGAACTTGTCTTTTGCCAAAACAAATGCCGCAATCATGTAATCAGAATTGAGCGTACAAAAACCGAAGTGGACAGTTCCATTGAGATTGGTCGCCCGAGAACAATGatgaaaaaacttaaaatcagTTTCAAAGGTGTTCCAAAGTATTTTTCCTTAAAGAGAAGACCTGCACACCTACTACTGCTTTGGCATTTCTATAAGAGTCAGAAAACCCTAAAACCTTGAACTCATATATTGATTGAGCATAACCTAAGCTAACTAACGGTGTATCTCTATTAGTGAAAGGTTCATAGTCGTTTGGTATTCTCTTGAACTCTCTAGTTGAACAATTgtatataaataaagtttcAGTTGCAGTTTCATCTCGGAGTGATAAGCACAACAAACCATTACGAGAGGAGCATATCCTAAGACAATCAAAAGAGCTTTCTTTAATTGGAAAATCAAGCTGATCTTCCGTAATAATTTTGCTATCGAGGTCTATACGGAGAAGAGAGTTTCTTACCAAGCTCTTGACCATACTAACAAGAACCAGCGTTTGTCTTTGTTGGGTTTCAGTTTGTTGGATCTTGACGAACCGGGGATTAGTAATTAAGGCCCTGAATGACTTGGATAAACACTTGAATCGGCAAAGAGGCTTGGCGGGGAGTTTTGCAAACACATCGACGATGATATCTGGAGGAAGAGCCGCCATTGCTTCTTCAGCAATTTAAGCAAAGACTTTAGGGTTTCTTGATCTCAATTTGGTAGCCGTGATGTTTGTAAAGAGCAGTCATTCACATAAAAActgttaaatatattatttttttattctaaaacaatatcaaagtatttttttaaatactgtTCCGTTAATTttgaagtaaaattttaatttgaattttataaatatattttatgaattatatttcaaacaaattaattctGGACATGTATGAGATGtattgaaaacaaattaaatagcCCACAATATATATGACACGACCACCAAAAGAGACACACTATTCTCACTAGGTAGTTGTAACAAGAGCGAAATATTTTAACCTATATCTACATGCACTACTAGACAAAAAAGCCTTTATGACAGGTATTACCTATCATCTATCATGTTGCACGACAATTGAGCGACCGTCGTTGATTTCGGTGTCAAGAAAATAAGATGACTGTTTACATACGTCATTTTATATATGACATATTATCTGTCACTACTTTGGTCATAActattttgatgaaaaatttcGCGTATGATTAATATTTGTCATAACCATTTCCATGCATGACTAATATATGTCATAAGATAATGACGtatacaaataaatttggtgggatttcaaaattttaaatgaattttgttgtgaatttcaaaatttagtggatattcatattttttattattccattattaatttatttcattagttattatttgtatttaattaaattttaatttgaattttataaatatattttatgaattatatttcaatttaattttgccaattttaatatattactttttaatttcataggaatatatatatatatatatatatatatcaccattaaaactaaaaaagaatgtgaatttaaaattaatatgaaaaagacaaaagtaaTGTCATAATTTGgtataatttataaacaaaatatgtcTTCTTTAGATATACAATATTATAATCCTTCACAACAAATATAAAGaacaaaaccaaaatcaaacCCGTTGGCTACTACTGCTGGAAATGAAACCTCTTCAAAACATCACCCCCATCATCTTTGAGAGCAATCCCACAAGCCCCACAATAGTGGTCTCTAATAAATTGTTGGGAAAAGGACACAGAGACCCCTAACGTTTGAATAAGGGACACAAAACCCcctaatgtttcaaaaaagacaccCAGACCCCTATTTCTTAAtagtaaattataattttaccattatacccttatagcatattaaaaaataattgttcattatccaatttatttctatattattaataaaattatggatATAACTTCATTACccaatttttccatttaatttttatcaaattttatcttcaaactaaataaatttaattcattgctcaaaaataaaaataaattaaattgattattaatataataaaaataacaattctccatatgttatttcttataatttcttatatataaattaaattgataatttcttaaaaataacaattctccatatataaattaaatttattttaatttaatatatgttatttttatattaaatatatgttatttttattatattaataatcaatttaatctatttttatttttgagcaatggattaaatttatttagtttgaagataaaatttgataaaaattaaatggaaaaattggataatgaagttatattcgtaattttattaataatatagaaataaattggataataaataattattttttaatatgctataagggtataatggtaaaattataatttactaTTAAGAAATAGGGGTCTgagtgtcttttttgaaacattaggGGGTTTTGTGTCCCTTATTCAAACGTTAGGGGTCTCTGTGTCCTTTTCCCTAAATTGTTTGATAAAAGATCTGTATTTGAAGATAATCAAaagttaacaaataaaattaataaattctagAGCTAGAAAAGTGGATCAAAAGTTATCTACTATGAGTACCAGAACCAAAGTATTATTGCCAATAACTATTCAGCGAACCTGATAAATTATGCATTAATAAACTAATTcaagaaaattgaaagctcaaaaagaaaaaaaacgaAGCTagctaaaattttgaaatttcaaagatCGAAGTCTTGTAGCTATAAAAACTATTATCattcattgaaaaataaataaataaaagatgatCAAGaattataatcaaataaaaaccCCCAGGTTATGGACATAAGTAATCAACTTAGATTTGTTTTAGACTACTGATATgacttaaaagtgatttttaactcccaagtataaaagtttcttattatattctaactcggtgagtccgatGTTAATCCAcagaaaaatgattaatttgtttatttaagtttatcaaaaaataataaaaataaaatttaaaagtatgcaatttaatttaagaaaaactataaaattgaattagttagggttatggatccactcctagtaataaatacaatttaacaaattctctttattttatttctcaaaagattaattctataaattaaaataattttccctttaattttattatggacTAAGAACTTAATGTGCCAAAACTTAACTTGTCTACACtaagtaaaaatatcattttaccatactttatactaagatattaagaattcattgtgccaaatttctatatttatctacaataaatcaaatttttaaaatataaaatatggataaaattaaatagaaaatgattcaatttataaaattaaaaatgaaatttgattaaatcatatttctaagtatgaatatttagttaaacattttttaaataaagaaaattattaaaattgaaaaacacataattaaaaaaatagaattttaaaattgaaataaaactaattttattgattacaaagagagatgagaaaaataaattgaggggaaagaagagaagagaaggtgTGTAGAGATGTGTTCCACCCtcctctatttatactaatacatgGTTAATCaaccacacaaataaataaaactaattacatCTTAACCGTACATTTGTCCCACTGATAAAACACAAACCTAACTTAATCCACTAATAAATATCCAACACATTCCACTAACAATTACCATAAAGTAGTGTACTAGGGTATATACATAATCATTTTACATAACTCTGCACTGAATGTAATACATCAGCAAACTTGGAAATCATATATTCATTACAAAACTGCACCATATAATACCTAAAGGAAATAACTCTCAATACTTACCGGGATCATCATCGCATGAATAGAGGGTAGAAAACCTTTCAATACCTAACAAAATTTAACTACATCATACAGGTAAAGTAATTTAACTCTCAATACACAATGCATAGAGCTTATAGAGAAGACTACATATATGGTGATTGGCAATCACATATTGTGactcaataaaatatataatatgtgtatataaaatcataacatgatattaaatcatattatcAATCATAAATGTTTTATAGAATACATAATGGTAATAATTGTATCTACTTACAGATTTGGTTTCACTCAGGGGTCTGTTGGGGCTCTTGTGGGTTTCGAAATTCTTGAATTTCTCATAAAATGcaggattaaaaaattaattgttagaACTGATACAAAAACTAATACGTACGATGTAAATTAAATGATAGTTACTTATATTTCACAAATATATTACCCACTGACTCACTTAATATAGATCTAACTGTCCAATTCTATTTTCTATAATATTTCCCTCAATTCCccttttcaaattcttttccaCTCAcagctttttaattttctttttctcttttttctttcttttcctccTTTCCCACTCTCggcttctttcttttctttattcttttctttttcttctcttttatctTCTCCACTTTCTTATTTCTCTCCTGTTTCCTTTATTCATTCTCAGTGctcaaatttgataaaatgaagcagttgtcaaaattttgcatttataTAGCCACCAAACAGCCACCGAATGCAAGCAAGTAGCTCtcactttttaaatatatgtaggCACCGCTTGAAGCAGGTGAACATGTAGCTAGCTGCTTCCAATTGCCTGCACTTGTGCtatataattgtaaaattggACTTGGGTTTGAGAGGCCTCTTCAATGCTTTCTAGTTTCTATTCtctagtaattatttttattagaatatTCCAACCTAGTCTACGTACAACTGCATTCTTCACTCATCCTCATTGTAGGCCTCTTTCAGCcaattattaatactaaaaaacttatcactcatataattttttaatttgtgtgtagggtaataataaaattgaaaataattaaaaatatagcaCAATAATGAGTtttcacaataaaacaaatcaaatgaaaatttaaaatttaaaaaagtgtATCTAAAAAAAGGggtattttcaaaaataaaattaatataactaaaaaggAGGTTTTATGAGGAGATCAGAGAGGTGtcaatagtccaactcttaTATTTAAAGCTATTTGGACTTTGTATTTCCgatgatatatttattaggtaatttttaattaagtcaTTATTTGTAGAAAAGTTTTCTGAGAccagaaatttataaaatgaatcaattaaatctctcttaagtataaatttatgtcattcaagtctttaacttaatttcttcgttaaaattattaacaacatcGAGGacattttagttaaaaaacaattaagcaccttctcattctttatttttgacaGCCGACAATAGTTTAAAGTAAACTCAAGTAACCTAAATTAatgttctttaaaaaaaaagaaagaaaaagttagTTAATGTGCAGGcaagtgttgagtgttagaaaatgtatatttatgaaggagaaaatcgtcattttatactacaagttttactaacacctttacttttatgaatttaaccttcttttgatttaattccatgcgttttattttaattaagtattttatgtattttaggggcattatagtcatttcacaataaaggagagatcagacggcaaaacgaacatcacttttgaactcaggacggtcgaaaaccttaggaggagcctaaaaggaaaaatggcactattcacatgtacggtactattcacgtgtacaaTACTGtatatgttactgttcacgacactgttcacatagacggatgatgacgtggcattgaccgatgatgtggcattgactgatgaggtgtcacaa encodes:
- the LOC127900777 gene encoding putative F-box protein At3g16210; translated protein: MAALPPDIIVDVFAKLPAKPLCRFKCLSKSFRALITNPRFVKIQQTETQQRQTLVLVSMVKSLVRNSLLRIDLDSKIITEDQLDFPIKESSFDCLRICSSRNGLLCLSLRDETATETLFIYNCSTREFKRIPNDYEPFTNRDTPLVSLGYAQSIYEFKVLGFSDSYRNAKAVVDEKFALIDPKDGKKYEDFMIDGFQENVRKYHVEVYAESLISPNSRTNFRISEGLNNN